The following are encoded in a window of Cupriavidus oxalaticus genomic DNA:
- a CDS encoding fimbrial protein, whose protein sequence is MRHDIYPRSLKSAAQWIVVVRQCAIMLWGMGLSLPALAACVFTTGNTLGTATLSLPVKVNVPRNAPAGAILYDSNWVTAGPTTVSCAGTGEFQLTRGYATPMQVAPGYTNVYQTTVQGIGVKVAWINWLQGGSINDALLASPPLSETAWSTTMPYGPMGQFRAQLIVTGPVATGVITLPSPLAQASYGSLIVNQLVIAGSTQIVAPACSVQNTSVAVRLPTVSAASMSAVGSTAGQTAFHLSLNCSGDTAVAMTITDATQPGNAGSNLALGSDSTASGVAFQILYNNTPVRFGADSAASGNPSQFAVGNSGGVGSMQIPLAVRYIRTGTVTPGVANGYATFTMSYQ, encoded by the coding sequence ATGAGGCATGACATTTACCCCCGCTCATTGAAATCTGCAGCGCAATGGATTGTCGTCGTCCGGCAGTGCGCAATCATGCTTTGGGGCATGGGCCTTTCTTTGCCAGCACTCGCGGCGTGCGTCTTCACCACCGGCAACACGTTGGGCACCGCGACACTCTCTTTGCCGGTCAAGGTCAACGTACCGCGCAACGCCCCGGCGGGAGCCATTCTCTACGATAGCAATTGGGTCACGGCCGGACCCACGACCGTTAGCTGCGCCGGCACAGGCGAATTCCAGCTCACCCGAGGCTACGCCACTCCAATGCAGGTAGCCCCGGGGTATACCAACGTGTACCAGACCACCGTCCAAGGCATAGGCGTCAAGGTGGCGTGGATCAACTGGCTGCAAGGCGGGTCTATCAATGACGCGTTGCTGGCATCGCCGCCATTGTCAGAGACTGCTTGGTCAACAACGATGCCGTACGGACCCATGGGGCAGTTCCGGGCGCAACTGATTGTGACGGGACCGGTCGCCACCGGAGTTATCACGCTACCGAGCCCGCTGGCGCAGGCATCCTATGGTTCGCTGATCGTAAATCAGCTTGTGATAGCCGGGAGTACGCAAATCGTTGCTCCGGCCTGCTCAGTGCAAAACACCTCCGTGGCCGTCAGGCTGCCAACAGTCAGTGCCGCCTCCATGTCTGCGGTGGGATCGACGGCCGGCCAGACCGCATTTCATCTCTCCCTCAATTGCTCCGGTGATACCGCCGTCGCCATGACCATCACCGATGCCACGCAGCCTGGCAACGCCGGGAGCAACTTGGCGCTGGGAAGCGATTCGACGGCTTCCGGCGTGGCATTTCAAATTCTCTACAACAATACGCCGGTCAGGTTCGGAGCAGACTCTGCGGCTTCGGGCAATCCAAGCCAGTTTGCTGTTGGCAACTCAGGTGGTGTTGGTAGCATGCAAATCCCCCTCGCCGTGCGCTATATCCGTACCGGCACCGTGACACCGGGCGTGGCGAATGGCTACGCTACTTTCACAATGAGCTATCAATGA